One part of the Rutidosis leptorrhynchoides isolate AG116_Rl617_1_P2 chromosome 1, CSIRO_AGI_Rlap_v1, whole genome shotgun sequence genome encodes these proteins:
- the LOC139844225 gene encoding uncharacterized protein — MVDKFINDQGTLQPPPPNAWRDQRKHVGPAKDLKSLILNKQDTRCMFIFQNETFLFLDTEFWKRLLGIAFSGYLENIHIDGWATFLLRFRQRFLPRASQMSSSPQFPIADYTCSSRWTIMPLGFLNQLEKFKSFYDDDTQNEEEKGDTSNPEAEGIIKFNPPDYMYLIGLGDGSDDLYPSWAECDKILIPVHFSDPEHFILLTLNLDEQRVLVYDSLKGCLKKGQLGAVFKNLSDNLPLYLKAIDYFNKKQDSQIVDYYENREDVELMIEDAPYVPMQSGGHGDCGVWVCLHMERIVFGWDQIDNIGDPKKAAKDYRIRMARTFFRARFDTQEPPPSEDPEDPNVVN, encoded by the exons atggttgataaatttataaacgatcaaggaactttgcaaccaccaccaccaaatgcATGGAGAGATCAAAGGAAGCATGTGGGGCCAGCAAAAGATTTGAAATCACTAATCCTCAATAAGCAAGATACGCGTTGCATGTTCATTTTCCAAAATGAAACCTTCCTCTTCCTTGATACTGAGTTTTGGAAACGTTTATTGGGAATTGCATTTTCTGGTTATTTGGAAAACATA catattgatggatgggctaccttcctgttgagatttcggcagaggtttctgccccgagctagccagatgtcctcgagtcctcagtttccgattgcagattatacatgtagttctcgatggacgattatgccattgggtttcctcaatcaactggagaaattcaagtccttttatgatgatgacactcaaaatgaggaggagaagggggatacatctaatcctgaagcagaggggatcattaaattcaatcccccagattatatgtatttgattggtcttggggatggtagtgatgacctttatccatcctgggctgaatgtgataag ATTTTGATTCCAGTACATTTTTCAGATCCTGAACATTTTATACTACTCACTTTGAACTTAGATGAACAGAGAGTATTAGTCTATGATAGTTTAAAGGGTTGTTTGAAAAAAGGTCAACTCGGGGCTGTCTTCAAAAATTTATCAGACAACTTGCCGTTATATTTGAAGGCTATTGATTACTTTAACAAGAAGCAGGACTCACAAATTGTTGACTATTATGAGAACAGAGAAGATGTAGAGTTGATGATCGAGGATGCACCGTATGTGCCAATgcagagtggtggccatggtgattGTGGTGTTTGGGTCTGCCTTCATATGGAGAGGATAGTTTTTGGTTGGGATCAGATTGACAACATTGGAGACCCTAAAAAGGCTGCTAAGGACTATAGAATTCGAATGGCAAGAACATTCTTCCGTGCACGCTTTGATACACAGGAACCACCACCATCAGAGGACCCAGAGGACCCAAATGTTGTTAATTAG
- the LOC139844215 gene encoding uncharacterized protein translates to MLTKRVDDQEKELADCKKKLDDHEKRLKEQEHQEHQYVDNEDAYVDPRSFSDNDTSPRVVRRGKRERRPTHFLNSPFTTPGYRKPLEKLSDEVASRVKRLKVSHQGTKEAENVLPMETEKPTEKGAEKAVDK, encoded by the exons ATGTTGACTAAGAGGGTGGatgatcaagaaaaggagttggcTGATTGTAAAAAGAAGCTTGATGATCATGAAAAACGTTTGAAAGAACAGGAACACCAGGAACATCAG TATGTTGATAACGAGGATGCATATGTGGATCCTCGATCTTTCTCTGACAATGATACATCTCCGAGGGTTGTTAGACGTGGGAAAAGAGAAAGAAGGCCCACTCATTTTTTAAATTCCCCTTTCACAACACCGGGCTACAGAAAACCATTGGAGAAG TTGTCTGACGAAGTAGCTTCTAGAGTAAAAAGGCTGAAAGTTTCTCATCAAGGGACTAAAGAAGCTGAGAATGTGTTGCCAATGGAAACTGAAAAGCCTACTGAAAAAGGGGCTGAAAAAGCTGTTGATAAATAA